A region from the Saccharomonospora azurea NA-128 genome encodes:
- a CDS encoding mannitol dehydrogenase family protein codes for MTQPLGRQSVPAGSLIGASAPDRTGIVHLGLGNFHRAHGAVYTAQAMAAAGGNWGIRGFAHASDRVVTPMRAQDNVYSVLQLTEHGTEAGVVDVHRDTGVAVHDPQAVVDALADPAHRIATLTISEVGYSRDPATGRLALDNPDVAADLAPGATPRTTVGMLARGLEKRAASGEPFAVLSCDNLQSSGGVTRSVVEKFLQAAGVSDDVLAFVSSSVSFPNAMVDRIVPKTTEDHTRLVAELLGVQDRCPVPAEDFTMWVLEDDFAGGRPAWDLAGATFSDELEAYEMVKLRLLNGSHSLIAYLGILSGAPTIDVAWGQDFVREAVLGGITDDYLPSFTPPTGFDAESYVAQLDARWRNPLIGHATTQVGTDGSQKLLQRIPDAALFHLRDGRMPHHLALCMAAWIACVAPPRGFTPDPLSERIVEPARDRLASAVDGAVTVLDHVRRIVGGGFFPEVLAAREEFTARVADLLTIITRDGVRAAAADVASAR; via the coding sequence ATGACACAGCCACTGGGCCGGCAGAGCGTGCCCGCGGGCTCGCTCATCGGGGCATCCGCGCCGGATCGGACGGGAATCGTCCACCTCGGTCTGGGCAACTTCCATCGCGCCCACGGTGCCGTCTACACCGCACAGGCCATGGCCGCCGCAGGCGGGAACTGGGGCATCCGCGGGTTCGCGCACGCGTCCGACCGGGTCGTCACCCCCATGCGGGCGCAGGACAACGTCTACTCGGTTCTCCAGCTCACCGAACACGGCACCGAGGCGGGTGTCGTCGACGTCCACCGCGACACCGGCGTCGCCGTCCACGACCCCCAGGCCGTCGTCGACGCTCTCGCCGACCCGGCCCACCGCATCGCCACGCTCACGATCTCCGAGGTCGGCTACAGCCGGGACCCCGCGACCGGCCGCCTGGCCCTCGACAATCCCGACGTCGCCGCCGACCTCGCTCCCGGCGCCACACCGCGGACCACCGTCGGGATGCTCGCCCGCGGACTGGAGAAGCGCGCCGCCTCGGGCGAGCCGTTCGCCGTCCTCTCCTGTGACAACCTGCAGTCCTCCGGCGGCGTCACGCGCTCCGTGGTCGAGAAGTTCCTGCAGGCCGCCGGGGTGAGCGACGACGTCCTGGCGTTCGTCTCCTCCTCGGTGTCGTTCCCCAACGCGATGGTCGACCGGATCGTGCCGAAGACCACCGAGGACCACACGCGCCTCGTCGCGGAACTGCTCGGCGTGCAGGACCGCTGCCCCGTTCCCGCCGAGGACTTCACGATGTGGGTTCTGGAAGACGACTTCGCCGGCGGCCGTCCCGCCTGGGACCTGGCGGGCGCCACCTTCTCCGACGAGCTTGAGGCCTACGAGATGGTGAAGCTGCGGCTGCTCAACGGCTCGCACTCGCTCATCGCCTACCTCGGCATCCTCTCCGGCGCGCCGACGATCGACGTGGCGTGGGGCCAGGACTTCGTGCGGGAGGCGGTGCTCGGCGGGATCACCGACGACTACCTCCCGTCGTTCACCCCGCCCACCGGATTCGACGCCGAGTCGTACGTGGCGCAGCTCGACGCCCGCTGGCGCAACCCGCTCATCGGCCACGCCACCACCCAGGTGGGCACCGACGGGTCCCAGAAACTGCTCCAGCGCATCCCCGACGCCGCGCTCTTCCACCTCCGGGACGGGCGCATGCCGCACCACCTCGCGCTGTGCATGGCGGCCTGGATCGCGTGCGTCGCCCCGCCGAGGGGCTTCACCCCCGACCCACTCTCCGAGCGCATCGTCGAACCCGCGCGCGACCGGCTCGCCTCGGCCGTCGACGGCGCAGTGACGGTGCTCGACCACGTGCGCCGCATCGTGGGCGGCGGTTTCTTCCCCGAGGTCCTCGCCGCGCGGGAGGAGTTCACGGCCCGGGTGGCCGACCTGCTCACCATCATCACGCGCGACGGAGTGCGGGCCGCGGCCGCCGACGTCGCCTCCGCCCGCTGA
- a CDS encoding IclR family transcriptional regulator — protein sequence METEATPDTPPVTSLDRALLVLETVAAAGPEGLALGEIAARTGINKGSVHRLLRGLAHREYVTRDGEDRHYVLGEALRRMVRSFGAGDNLPLLFRPLLLEISRRTEELVHLGTLDGRRVVYLDKIEPERSVRVWSRVGRRAHVATTALGRALVAAAPPSDSLLTSYVEEADPDHATPALDRRFRDAVDAARRLGWAIENQENEPGIACVGIALTSTTAQDVAVSVTVPAERMTAERLAEVGALLRELASDLAPQEYTLAPTTG from the coding sequence ATGGAGACCGAAGCCACACCGGACACGCCGCCCGTCACCAGCCTCGATCGCGCACTCCTGGTGCTCGAGACGGTGGCGGCCGCCGGCCCCGAGGGCCTCGCGCTCGGCGAGATCGCGGCACGCACGGGCATCAACAAGGGATCGGTCCACCGGCTGCTCCGCGGTCTCGCGCACCGCGAGTACGTCACCCGCGACGGAGAAGACCGCCACTACGTCCTCGGCGAGGCGCTGCGCCGGATGGTGCGCAGCTTCGGGGCGGGAGACAACCTGCCCCTGCTGTTCCGGCCGCTCCTGCTGGAAATCTCGCGCCGCACGGAGGAACTCGTCCACCTCGGGACACTCGACGGGCGTCGCGTCGTCTACCTCGACAAGATCGAGCCGGAGCGCTCCGTCCGGGTGTGGTCGCGCGTCGGCCGTCGTGCGCACGTCGCGACCACGGCGCTCGGCCGCGCACTCGTCGCCGCGGCACCCCCGAGCGACTCGCTTCTGACCAGCTACGTCGAGGAAGCGGACCCCGACCACGCGACGCCCGCGCTCGACCGGCGGTTCCGCGACGCGGTCGACGCCGCGCGCCGCCTCGGGTGGGCGATCGAGAACCAGGAGAACGAACCCGGGATCGCCTGCGTCGGGATCGCCCTCACCTCCACCACCGCGCAGGACGTCGCGGTCAGTGTCACCGTCCCCGCCGAGCGCATGACGGCCGAACGCCTCGCCGAGGTCGGAGCGCTGCTGCGCGAACTCGCCAGCGACCTCGCACCGCAGGAGTACACGCTCGCCCCGACCACGGGCTGA
- a CDS encoding YciI family protein — MAKYLLLKHYRGAPAAVNDVPMDKWTPEEVAAHVQYMNDFAKRLEGTGEFVDGQALAPEGTWVRYDGEGRPPVTDGPFAETKDLIAGWMVIDVDSYERAVELAGELSAAPGAKGEPIHEWLELRPFLTSPPTVTE; from the coding sequence ATGGCCAAGTACCTGCTGCTCAAGCACTACCGGGGCGCCCCGGCCGCGGTCAACGACGTGCCGATGGACAAGTGGACACCCGAGGAGGTCGCGGCCCACGTCCAGTACATGAACGACTTCGCGAAGCGTCTCGAAGGCACCGGTGAGTTCGTCGACGGCCAGGCGCTCGCACCCGAAGGGACGTGGGTGCGCTACGACGGCGAGGGGCGTCCGCCGGTCACCGACGGCCCGTTCGCCGAGACCAAGGACCTCATCGCCGGCTGGATGGTGATCGACGTCGACAGCTACGAGCGGGCGGTCGAGCTGGCAGGGGAGCTGTCGGCCGCGCCGGGAGCGAAGGGCGAGCCCATCCACGAGTGGCTGGAGCTGCGACCGTTCCTGACCTCGCCGCCCACGGTGACCGAGTGA
- a CDS encoding RNA polymerase sigma factor: protein MNPSLLRELVPAVIGVLVRRGADFASAEDAVQEALIRALEVWPEDVPRDPKAWLVAVAWRKFLDATRAERARKGRELAVGVAPAPGPAPAVDEELQLYFLCAHPSLTPASAVALTLRAVGGLTTRQIAEAYLVPEPTMAQRISRAKRTVSGVRFDQPGDVATVLRVLYLVFNEGYSGDVDLAAEAIRLTRQLAAAIDHPEVAGLLALMLLHHARRAARTAADGSLVPLAEQDRGRWDTALIAEGIGILQAALARDRLGEFQAQAAVAALHADAPTAEETDWVQIVEWYDELCRLTDSPVVRLNRAVAVGEADGPRAGLRALAALDTSLPRYTAVAAYLHERDGDTARAARLYAEAAHTASNLAERDHLTRQAARLNSRRPAHDL, encoded by the coding sequence GTGAATCCCTCGCTGCTGCGGGAGCTCGTGCCCGCGGTGATCGGTGTTCTCGTCCGGCGCGGAGCCGACTTCGCGTCGGCCGAGGACGCCGTGCAGGAAGCCCTGATCCGGGCGCTGGAGGTCTGGCCCGAGGACGTCCCGCGCGACCCGAAGGCGTGGCTCGTGGCGGTCGCGTGGCGCAAGTTCCTCGACGCCACCCGGGCCGAGCGTGCGCGGAAGGGGCGGGAACTCGCGGTCGGGGTCGCGCCTGCGCCCGGTCCGGCTCCCGCGGTGGACGAGGAGCTCCAGCTCTACTTCCTGTGTGCGCACCCGTCGCTGACCCCGGCGTCGGCGGTGGCGCTGACACTCCGCGCCGTCGGCGGCCTGACGACCCGCCAGATCGCCGAGGCCTACCTCGTTCCCGAGCCGACGATGGCCCAGCGCATCAGCCGGGCCAAGCGGACGGTCTCGGGTGTGCGCTTCGACCAGCCGGGCGATGTGGCCACGGTGCTGCGGGTGCTGTACCTGGTGTTCAACGAGGGCTACTCCGGTGACGTCGACCTCGCCGCCGAGGCCATCCGGCTCACCCGGCAGCTCGCGGCCGCGATCGACCACCCCGAGGTCGCGGGCCTGCTCGCCCTCATGCTGCTCCACCACGCGCGGCGGGCCGCCCGCACCGCCGCCGACGGCAGCCTGGTGCCACTGGCCGAGCAGGACCGCGGGCGGTGGGACACCGCGTTGATCGCCGAGGGCATCGGGATCCTGCAGGCCGCTCTCGCCCGCGACCGGCTGGGCGAGTTCCAGGCACAGGCGGCCGTCGCCGCCCTCCACGCCGACGCGCCCACCGCCGAGGAGACCGACTGGGTGCAGATCGTCGAGTGGTACGACGAGCTGTGCCGCCTGACCGACAGCCCGGTCGTGCGGCTCAACCGGGCGGTGGCGGTCGGCGAGGCCGACGGACCCCGCGCGGGTCTGCGCGCCCTCGCGGCGCTGGACACCTCGCTGCCCCGCTACACGGCCGTGGCGGCGTACCTCCACGAACGGGACGGCGATACAGCCAGGGCCGCGCGGCTCTACGCCGAGGCCGCCCACACGGCGTCCAACCTCGCCGAACGCGACCACCTCACCCGCCAGGCCGCCCGGCTCAACTCCCGGCGACCCGCCCACGACCTCTGA
- a CDS encoding iron chaperone produces the protein MGRTKSSTSQAFTAEERAAMKEHAEERKKEARRASRADKAAAAERDVLDKIATMSDHDRALAERVHAIVRENAPTLAPKLWYGMPAYALDGKVVCFFQNAEKFKVRYATLGFNDTAKLDDGDMWATSFALVNMTPEVEERIAELVRRAVG, from the coding sequence ATGGGCCGCACCAAGAGCAGCACCTCTCAGGCGTTCACCGCCGAGGAACGGGCCGCGATGAAGGAACACGCCGAGGAGCGGAAGAAGGAAGCCCGCCGCGCGTCCCGAGCGGACAAGGCGGCGGCCGCCGAACGCGACGTGCTCGACAAGATCGCCACGATGTCCGACCACGACCGTGCCCTCGCAGAGCGCGTACACGCCATCGTCAGGGAGAACGCCCCGACGCTCGCGCCGAAGCTCTGGTACGGGATGCCCGCCTACGCCCTCGACGGCAAGGTCGTCTGCTTCTTCCAGAACGCGGAGAAGTTCAAGGTGCGCTACGCGACGCTCGGCTTCAACGACACGGCGAAGCTCGACGACGGCGACATGTGGGCGACGTCCTTCGCCCTGGTGAACATGACCCCCGAGGTCGAGGAACGCATCGCCGAGCTCGTCCGGCGGGCGGTCGGCTGA
- a CDS encoding DUF418 domain-containing protein, whose product MNSHHTATSSGQRIDALDLARGVAILGTLGTNIWIFTDPRGAFGWVSTDAGADSGIVQTILLTLSNGKFLALLSILFGVGLELQYRSAVRRGRRWPGRYLLRAMLLLFEGLVHYLLIFEFDVLAGYALVSIHVAFLVSRSDRVRRGWMALATSVHLALVGLFTLAAHTGQLSAGGDSDGAEHLYTSASWLDQVVARIDLAVYFRSELLLIVPLSTVLFLAGIEVLRAGTFEESERGARVRRRMMSIGFGVGLPLNLVTAFAGPEWFFVDRYLLPPIVAFGLLAAIVELARRTRGGVLRRGFVATGRAAMSCYVFQNLVCSVLCYGWGFGLATTLVDARPWWVVAAWAGVSALFMVLATLWLRRFTRGPLESLLHRLYTGRPSRTTELV is encoded by the coding sequence GTGAACAGTCACCACACCGCGACGTCCAGCGGGCAGCGCATCGACGCACTCGACCTCGCACGGGGCGTGGCGATCCTCGGCACCCTCGGCACCAACATCTGGATCTTCACCGACCCGCGGGGCGCCTTCGGCTGGGTGTCCACGGACGCCGGGGCGGACTCCGGCATCGTCCAGACCATTCTCCTGACGCTGTCGAACGGCAAGTTCCTCGCGCTGCTGTCCATTTTGTTCGGTGTGGGCCTCGAACTGCAGTACCGCTCCGCCGTGCGGCGGGGACGGCGCTGGCCCGGCCGGTACCTGCTGCGGGCGATGCTGCTGCTGTTCGAGGGCCTCGTCCACTACCTGCTGATCTTCGAGTTCGACGTGCTCGCGGGCTACGCGCTCGTGTCGATCCACGTGGCGTTCCTGGTCTCCCGCAGCGACCGGGTCCGGCGCGGGTGGATGGCGTTGGCGACCTCCGTCCATCTGGCGCTCGTCGGCCTGTTCACGCTCGCCGCGCACACCGGGCAGCTCTCGGCGGGAGGCGACAGCGACGGCGCCGAGCACCTGTACACCTCGGCGAGCTGGCTCGACCAGGTCGTCGCCCGCATCGATCTGGCCGTCTACTTCCGGAGCGAACTGCTGCTCATCGTCCCGCTGTCCACGGTGTTGTTCCTCGCCGGGATCGAGGTGCTGCGCGCGGGCACGTTCGAGGAGTCGGAGCGGGGCGCGCGCGTCCGGCGGCGCATGATGTCGATCGGATTCGGCGTGGGCCTGCCGTTGAACCTGGTGACGGCGTTCGCCGGCCCGGAGTGGTTCTTCGTCGATCGCTACCTTCTTCCGCCGATCGTCGCCTTCGGGCTGCTCGCCGCGATCGTGGAGCTCGCCCGGCGAACCCGCGGCGGCGTGTTGCGGCGTGGCTTCGTCGCGACGGGCCGCGCGGCCATGTCGTGCTACGTGTTCCAGAACCTCGTGTGCAGCGTGCTGTGCTACGGCTGGGGCTTCGGGCTCGCCACGACGCTGGTCGACGCCCGGCCGTGGTGGGTCGTCGCGGCGTGGGCCGGGGTGAGCGCGCTGTTCATGGTGCTGGCCACGCTGTGGCTGCGCCGCTTCACCCGCGGCCCGCTCGAATCGCTCCTCCACCGGCTGTACACGGGGCGCCCGAGCCGGACGACCGAGCTCGTGTGA
- a CDS encoding MerR family transcriptional regulator: MTPRALRPVDLARAAGVSAQAIRNYADVGILPPAERTASGHRVFLPRHRDALLAYRALVPGAGLPAARTIMAAANAGDRPRVLALLDAVHAELHDTRRSLRELTEWLDAVAGRQPQRPSRAGLRIGEVAHLLGVRTSTLRVWEAEGLLTPAREQGTRYRTYSPTDVREAQLIHLLRRVHYPLPRIGPVLDALRRTGSTEALQAAVTTRTDEVDRRATALLEASALLHAYLSEVP; this comes from the coding sequence GTGACTCCACGAGCACTGCGTCCGGTGGACCTCGCGCGGGCGGCGGGGGTGTCGGCCCAAGCGATCCGCAACTACGCCGACGTGGGCATCCTTCCTCCGGCCGAGCGCACCGCCTCGGGCCACAGGGTGTTCCTGCCAAGGCACCGGGACGCCCTGCTCGCCTACCGCGCACTCGTGCCGGGCGCGGGCCTTCCGGCCGCGCGCACGATCATGGCCGCCGCCAACGCGGGTGACCGCCCGCGTGTGCTGGCGCTGCTCGACGCCGTCCACGCCGAGCTGCACGACACACGTCGTTCGTTGCGGGAGCTCACCGAATGGCTCGACGCCGTCGCCGGGCGGCAACCTCAGCGGCCGTCCCGCGCCGGCCTGCGGATCGGCGAGGTGGCACACCTGCTCGGCGTGCGTACCTCCACGTTGCGGGTGTGGGAGGCCGAAGGCCTGCTGACGCCCGCGCGGGAGCAGGGCACGCGGTACCGGACGTACTCGCCCACCGACGTCCGGGAGGCCCAGCTGATCCATCTGCTGCGCCGGGTGCACTACCCGCTGCCTCGGATCGGTCCGGTGCTCGACGCCCTACGGCGCACCGGAAGCACGGAGGCGTTGCAGGCGGCCGTGACCACACGCACGGACGAGGTGGACCGCAGGGCGACGGCGCTGCTCGAAGCGTCGGCACTGCTGCACGCGTACCTGTCCGAGGTGCCCTGA
- a CDS encoding DUF2020 domain-containing protein, with protein sequence MRTSLVVIGTAVAALVAGCGGAAEPESRQSATSSESGATGASGTSGTSVPLPPEPEPAAEGECPYLDTEFVAQTNGQRVGSVRTSSEDTNPACFFYRPDGDVQLTVRVYVGEEEVARAIVDDAAPVATSNPTAQPTGWEGGYESGDDGAVYAVSKGGHAVVVRTNQQQSVKARSVAVEAITRLGF encoded by the coding sequence ATGCGCACAAGCCTTGTCGTGATCGGTACGGCCGTCGCCGCGTTGGTGGCCGGCTGCGGCGGAGCAGCCGAGCCGGAGAGTCGGCAATCCGCGACCTCGTCGGAGTCGGGGGCGACGGGAGCGTCGGGGACGTCGGGGACGTCGGTGCCCCTGCCCCCGGAGCCCGAACCCGCCGCCGAGGGGGAGTGTCCCTACCTCGACACCGAGTTCGTGGCCCAGACCAACGGCCAGCGGGTCGGCAGTGTCCGGACGTCCTCTGAGGACACCAACCCGGCGTGCTTCTTCTACCGGCCCGACGGCGACGTCCAGCTCACGGTGCGGGTGTACGTGGGCGAGGAGGAGGTCGCCCGCGCGATCGTCGACGATGCGGCCCCGGTGGCGACCTCGAATCCCACCGCGCAACCCACGGGGTGGGAGGGCGGTTACGAGTCCGGTGACGACGGTGCCGTGTACGCCGTCTCCAAGGGAGGACACGCCGTGGTCGTGAGGACGAATCAGCAACAGAGCGTGAAGGCGCGCTCGGTCGCGGTCGAGGCCATCACCAGGCTTGGGTTCTGA
- a CDS encoding DUF6918 family protein — protein MADTLKEILLDSSRRPTVVADLQTLIDEEVAAKSGVSGTVIKTGYAAVKKIKPGIIGAAVESLLDEFVAALEPIYADFKASGAAEFGTYLPTRPDAADALLSVTDARSEKSDRDSIKKVYSKLRPKGKENVEEALPRLGKLIDKHAA, from the coding sequence GTGGCTGACACCCTGAAGGAAATCCTGCTCGACTCGAGCCGCCGTCCGACCGTGGTGGCCGACCTCCAGACTCTGATCGACGAGGAGGTCGCGGCCAAGAGCGGCGTCTCGGGCACCGTCATCAAGACCGGCTACGCCGCTGTCAAGAAGATCAAGCCGGGCATCATCGGTGCCGCGGTCGAGAGCCTGCTCGACGAGTTCGTCGCCGCGCTCGAGCCCATCTACGCCGACTTCAAGGCGAGCGGTGCGGCCGAATTCGGCACCTACCTGCCGACCCGCCCGGACGCCGCCGACGCTCTGCTGTCGGTGACCGACGCCCGCTCGGAGAAGAGCGACCGCGACAGCATCAAGAAGGTCTACAGCAAGCTCCGCCCGAAGGGCAAGGAGAACGTCGAGGAGGCCCTGCCCCGCCTCGGCAAGCTGATCGACAAGCACGCCGCCTGA
- a CDS encoding peptidylprolyl isomerase, whose amino-acid sequence MNRVTDSNATPSGGKIKATLHTNRGDIHLVLFPDHAPKTVANFTGLAEGTKEYTQPNAKGERSGPFYDGSIFHRVIDGFMIQGGDPTGTGRGGPGYKFGDEFHPELQFNRPYLLAMANAGPGTNGSQFFITVAPTPHLNFKHTIFGEVADQESRDVVDAIARTATGPADKPLEDVVIERVTVERG is encoded by the coding sequence ATGAATCGCGTGACTGACAGCAACGCAACCCCCAGTGGCGGGAAGATCAAGGCCACACTGCACACCAACCGCGGTGACATCCACCTGGTGCTCTTCCCCGACCACGCGCCGAAGACGGTCGCGAACTTCACCGGTCTGGCCGAAGGCACGAAGGAGTACACCCAGCCGAACGCCAAGGGTGAGAGGTCCGGTCCGTTCTACGACGGCAGCATCTTCCACCGGGTGATCGACGGGTTCATGATCCAGGGCGGTGACCCGACGGGTACCGGCCGCGGCGGCCCGGGCTACAAGTTCGGCGACGAGTTCCACCCCGAGCTCCAGTTCAACCGGCCGTACCTGCTGGCCATGGCGAACGCGGGCCCCGGCACGAACGGCTCGCAGTTCTTCATCACGGTGGCCCCGACGCCGCACCTCAACTTCAAGCACACGATCTTCGGTGAGGTGGCCGACCAGGAGTCCCGCGACGTCGTGGACGCCATCGCCCGTACCGCGACCGGTCCGGCCGACAAGCCCCTCGAGGACGTGGTCATCGAGCGCGTCACCGTCGAACGCGGCTGA
- a CDS encoding rhomboid family intramembrane serine protease gives MTEPPTPPPYGQPPQQEALPGCWWHPARQTGLRCVRCDRPACPDCLREASVGYQCIDCVSTAQQHHRAQSVAYRKAGYGARTVAGARVPQRLVVVPLLIAINVVVYALTAFQASDAMNNHNSPVFADGVLWPEAVVVLDEWWRLLTSGFLHYGLIHLAMNMLALWVLGRDLEMLLGRVRFVALYFLSMFAGGAAVFAFGAADTGTAGASGAIYGLMGAILVAVLRLRLNPTTAIGIIVLNVILSVSIPNISLLGHLGGLVAGALAMVAMVYAPEKNRAAYQAGALAIVAAALVGLVIYRDAQLTDQLCLVYPALCGV, from the coding sequence GTGACCGAGCCCCCCACCCCTCCGCCGTACGGGCAGCCACCGCAACAAGAGGCTCTGCCCGGTTGCTGGTGGCACCCGGCCAGGCAGACCGGCCTGCGTTGCGTCCGCTGCGATCGGCCCGCGTGCCCCGACTGTCTCCGGGAAGCGTCCGTGGGCTACCAGTGCATCGACTGCGTGTCCACGGCGCAGCAGCACCACCGGGCACAGTCGGTGGCCTACCGCAAGGCCGGTTACGGCGCCCGTACGGTGGCGGGGGCCCGGGTGCCGCAGCGGCTCGTGGTCGTTCCCCTGCTCATCGCGATCAACGTCGTCGTGTACGCCCTCACGGCGTTCCAGGCGAGCGACGCGATGAACAACCACAACTCGCCGGTCTTCGCCGACGGCGTGCTGTGGCCGGAGGCCGTGGTCGTGCTCGACGAGTGGTGGCGGCTGCTGACGTCGGGGTTCCTGCACTACGGCCTGATCCACCTCGCCATGAACATGTTGGCGTTGTGGGTGCTCGGGCGTGATCTGGAGATGCTGCTCGGGCGGGTCCGGTTCGTGGCCCTGTACTTCCTGTCCATGTTCGCCGGGGGCGCTGCCGTGTTCGCCTTCGGCGCGGCCGACACCGGGACGGCGGGTGCGTCGGGCGCGATCTACGGGCTGATGGGCGCCATCCTCGTCGCGGTGCTGCGTCTGCGGCTCAACCCGACCACGGCGATCGGGATCATCGTGCTGAACGTGATCCTGAGCGTCTCGATCCCCAACATCTCCCTGTTGGGTCACCTCGGCGGTCTGGTCGCCGGGGCTCTCGCGATGGTGGCGATGGTGTACGCGCCGGAGAAGAACCGCGCCGCGTACCAGGCCGGTGCGCTGGCGATCGTCGCCGCGGCACTGGTCGGTCTGGTGATCTACCGGGACGCGCAGCTCACCGACCAGCTGTGTCTGGTCTATCCGGCGTTGTGCGGGGTCTGA
- a CDS encoding PH domain-containing protein: MDNSARAWAPRPGLVGVGWALTVAAACALAWTALSGDRPGTLLLSVVTAAFAALSLHGTVVRPRLTADASGVRLRTLGRTHSLRWSDVAVRLTTARRYGREAQIVELDSDDRLTVLGWIELGTDPHDVYDELVRLRQTPHNAG; this comes from the coding sequence GTGGACAACTCGGCCCGAGCCTGGGCTCCGCGACCCGGTCTCGTCGGCGTCGGCTGGGCTCTCACAGTGGCCGCGGCCTGCGCGCTCGCGTGGACCGCGCTCTCGGGCGACCGCCCGGGGACCCTGCTGCTGAGCGTGGTCACCGCCGCGTTCGCCGCGCTGTCGCTGCACGGCACCGTGGTGCGTCCGCGGCTCACCGCCGACGCCTCCGGCGTCCGACTGCGCACGCTCGGTCGCACCCACTCGCTGCGGTGGTCGGACGTCGCCGTGCGACTCACCACGGCCCGGCGCTACGGCCGCGAGGCGCAGATCGTCGAACTCGATTCCGACGACCGCCTCACCGTGCTCGGCTGGATCGAACTCGGAACCGATCCGCACGACGTGTACGACGAGCTCGTCCGACTGCGTCAGACCCCGCACAACGCCGGATAG
- the crgA gene encoding cell division protein CrgA produces MPKSKVRKKTAYTPPTDRRTPVKVRAAGPSHPVYKVVMFGLMLLGLAWLVVNYLAGHKIDFMTELGDWNFAIGFALMITGLLMTMRWR; encoded by the coding sequence ATGCCCAAGTCCAAGGTCCGCAAGAAGACGGCGTACACGCCGCCGACCGATCGCCGCACGCCTGTCAAGGTGCGCGCGGCGGGCCCGTCGCATCCGGTCTACAAGGTCGTGATGTTCGGCTTGATGCTGCTCGGTCTTGCCTGGCTCGTCGTCAACTACCTGGCCGGCCACAAGATCGACTTCATGACCGAACTCGGAGACTGGAACTTCGCGATCGGCTTCGCCCTCATGATCACCGGCCTGCTCATGACCATGCGATGGCGCTGA
- a CDS encoding class E sortase, giving the protein MDGVDRMDAPTRPVLTPAVRPPRRRPAPPPEQPPADAEDVRPDEEETPEETPENPEESAPTRSAKSVKTRRKAKSTADDGGGKGRAAVRVFGEVLITLGLVMLLFVVYELWVTNLMSEELQREASAELDELWSQERQMHADPMDGQAFARIYIPSFGVDWNFTVQQGVDAATLEVGPGHYKKSAMPGRPGNFAVAGHRVGKGAPFNDLDLLGSCDAVVIETVDEFFVYRVLPMTDEVQGWAQGKGQDPRCEGVRPLTEIDPTYEETVGRRIVPPTRGDAVAPVPYRPDSQLAEEGQVELLTLTTCHPRFSDRERMIIHGVLTHVYEKEAGATYEELLTEIGEA; this is encoded by the coding sequence ATGGACGGCGTGGACCGCATGGATGCCCCGACCCGGCCCGTGCTGACACCGGCCGTGCGTCCTCCCCGGCGGCGCCCGGCCCCGCCACCCGAGCAGCCTCCCGCCGACGCGGAGGACGTGCGCCCCGACGAGGAGGAAACGCCGGAGGAAACGCCGGAGAACCCGGAGGAGTCGGCGCCGACACGGTCGGCGAAGTCAGTGAAGACGCGGAGGAAGGCGAAGTCGACCGCGGACGACGGTGGCGGCAAGGGTCGCGCGGCGGTGCGCGTCTTCGGCGAAGTGCTGATCACCCTCGGGCTCGTGATGCTGCTGTTCGTCGTCTACGAGCTGTGGGTCACCAACCTGATGTCCGAGGAACTCCAGCGCGAGGCCAGCGCCGAGTTGGACGAGCTCTGGTCGCAGGAACGGCAGATGCACGCCGATCCCATGGACGGGCAAGCGTTTGCGCGCATCTACATCCCGTCGTTCGGCGTCGACTGGAACTTCACGGTTCAGCAGGGCGTGGACGCCGCGACGCTGGAGGTCGGGCCGGGGCACTACAAGAAGTCGGCGATGCCCGGGCGGCCCGGCAACTTCGCCGTGGCCGGGCACCGCGTCGGCAAGGGCGCGCCGTTCAACGACCTGGATCTGCTCGGTTCGTGCGACGCGGTGGTGATCGAGACCGTCGACGAGTTCTTCGTCTACCGCGTGCTGCCGATGACCGACGAGGTGCAGGGTTGGGCGCAGGGCAAGGGCCAGGACCCGCGGTGTGAAGGCGTGCGCCCGCTCACCGAGATCGATCCGACGTACGAGGAGACGGTGGGCCGCCGCATCGTGCCGCCCACGCGAGGGGACGCCGTCGCCCCGGTGCCGTACCGGCCCGATTCGCAGCTGGCCGAGGAGGGCCAGGTGGAGCTGCTGACCCTCACCACGTGCCATCCGCGGTTCTCCGACCGCGAGCGCATGATCATTCACGGGGTGCTGACGCACGTGTACGAGAAGGAAGCGGGCGCCACCTACGAAGAGCTGTTGACGGAGATCGGGGAGGCGTGA